Proteins from a genomic interval of Rosa chinensis cultivar Old Blush chromosome 2, RchiOBHm-V2, whole genome shotgun sequence:
- the LOC112186878 gene encoding DNA replication licensing factor MCM5: protein MSGWDEGAVYYSDQAQSLGGDTDDPGSNAAAAASRHSVLQKFKEFIRNFETQSSTNVFPYRESLLHNPKHLVVDMEDLGDFDSDLPAKLRSAPADYLPLFENAAGQVLANLKTKVAGSEGQLEEPVPEDVQILLTSREDTTSMRKLGAQSISKLIKISGITIAASRVKAKATYVIVMCKNCKNVQRVPCRPGLGGAIVPRTCNHIPQPGEEPCPLDPWVVVPDKSKYVDQQTLKLQENPEDVPTGELPRNMLLSVDRHLVQTIVPGTRLTIMGIYSIYQASNSSTNHKGAVAVRQPYIRVVGIEEANDANSRGPAAFTAEEIEEFKKFAAEPDVYKSICSKIAPSIFGHEDVKKAVACLLFGGSRKHLPDGVKLRGDINVLLLGDPSTAKSQFLKFVEKTAPVAVYTSGKGSSAAGLTASVIRDNSSREFYLEGGAMVLADGGVVCIDEFDKMRPEDRVAIHEAMEQQTISIAKAGITTVLNSRTSVLAAANPPSGRYDDLKTAQDNIDLQTTILSRFDLIFIVKDIRMYSQDKIIASHVIKVHASAGAAVGDKREVSKEKEENWLKRYLQYCRTECHPRLSESASKSLQNHYVKIRQDMRQQANETGEAAAIPITVRQLEAIVRLSESLAKMKLSHVATEENVTEAVRLFTVSTMDAARSGIYQQVNISPEMANEIKQAESHIKRRVGIGNHISERKLVDELTRMGMNESIVRRALIIMHQRDEVEYKGERRLILRKS, encoded by the exons atgtcGGGGTGGGATGAAGGAGCGGTGTACTACAGCGACCAAGCGCAGTCGCTGGGCGGCGACACCGACGACCCCGGAAGCaacgccgccgccgccgctagCCGCCACTCGGTCCTCCAGAAATTCAAGGAGTTCATCCGAAACTTCGAGACCCAATCAAGCACGAATGTCTTCCCTTACAGAGAGAGCCTCCTCCACAACCCTAAGCACCTCGTCGTCGACATGGAGGACCTCGGCGACTTCGACTCCGATCTCCCCGCCAAGCTCCGCTCCGCCCCCGCCGATTACTTGCCACTG TTTGAGAACGCCGCCGGACAGGTTTTGGCGAATTTGAAGACGAAGGTGGCCGGAAGCGAAGGCCAATTGGAGGAACCGGTGCCGGAGGATGTTCAGATTTTGTTGACCTCCAGAGAAGATACAACTTCCATGCGCAAGCTTGGG GCTCAAAGTATATCGAAACTCATCAAGATATCTGGGATCACGATAGCTGCATCAAGAGTCAAGGCAAAGGCGACTTATGTGATTGTGATGTGTAAGAACTGTAAAAATGTGCAAAGGGTTCCTTGTCGGCCAGGCCTTGGTGGGGCAATTGTACCTCGCACGTGTAACCATATTCCTCAG CCTGGAGAAGAACCTTGTCCACTTGATCCATGGGTTGTGGTTCCTGATAAGAGCAAGTATGTTGATCAGCAGACCTTAAAATTGCAAGAGAATCCGGAG GATGTGCCTACTGGAGAGCTTCCAAGAAATATGCTTCTATCTGTGGACCGTCATCTTGTTCAGACAATTGTGCCTGGCACAAGATTAACAATCATGGGAATTTATAGTATCTATCAagcttccaattcttccacCAA CCACAAAGGAGCAGTTGCTGTTAGACAGCCTTACATCAGAGTAGTAGGAATTGAAGAAGCAAATGATGCCAACTCAAGAGGTCCCGCTGCTTTCACAGCTGAAGAG ATAGAAGAATTTAAGAAATTTGCTGCAGAACCTGATGTATATAAAAGCATATGCTCAAAGATTGCCCCCTCTATCTTTGGTCACGAAGATGTAAAAAAGGCAGTGGCTTGTCTTCTTTTTGGGGGATCTAGAAAG CATTTGCCTGATGGTGTGAAGCTAAGAGGTGATATCAATGTCTTACTTTTGGGGGATCCATCTACTGCTAAATCACAG TTTCTCAAGTTTGTTGAGAAAACAGCTCCTGTAGCTGTTTATACTTCCGGGAAAGGCTCATCTGCAGCTGGTCTTACAGCTTCTGTGATCAGAGATAACAGCTCT CGAGAGTTTTATCTTGAAGGAGGAGCCATGGTTTTGGCAGACGGAGGTGTTGTGTGTATTGATGAGTTTGACAAAATGAGACCGGAGGATAG GGTTGCCATTCATGAAGCCATGGAGCAGCAAACCATTTCCATTGCCAAAGCAGGAATAACAACAGTTCTTAATTCTAGAACCTCTGTTCTTGCAGCTGCTAACCCTCCATCTGGACGTTATGATGATCTTAAG ACTGCTCAGGATAACATAGATCTGCAGACAACAATTCTTTCTAGATTTGATTTGATCTTCATTGTTAAAGACATCAGGATGTATAGTCAGGACAAG ATAATAGCAAGTCATGTAATAAAGGTTCATGCATCTGCTGGGGCAGCAGTGGGTGATAAGAGGGAGGTTTCTAAGGAGAAAGAAGAGAATTGGCTGAAGAG GTACCTTCAATACTGTCGAACTGAGTGTCATCCCCGTTTGTCAGAGTCTGCATCCAAATCACTGCAGAACCATTATGTCAAAATCAGACAG GACATGAGACAGCAGGCAAATGAAACTGGAGAGGCTGCTGCAATACCAATCACTGTAAGGCAGCTTGAAGCTATAGTGAGGTTGAGTGAGTCGCTTGCAAAAATGAAACT GTCCCATGTTGCTACAGAGGAGAACGTGACTGAAGCAGTAAGACTTTTTACTGTATCCACAATGGACGCAGCAAGATCTGGAATTTATCAACAAGTCAATATTAGTCCCGAGATGGCAAATGAAATTAAG CAAGCTGAATCTCATATTAAGAGAAGAGTAGGTATTGGGAACCACATTTCGGAGAGAAAGTTGGTTGATGAGCTCACAAGAATGGGGATGAATGAATCCATT GTAAGAAGAGCTCTTATAATTATGCACCAGAGAGATGAAGTCGAATACAAGGGAGAAAGACGCCTGATTCTACGTAAATCATAA